The following are encoded together in the Anopheles nili chromosome 3, idAnoNiliSN_F5_01, whole genome shotgun sequence genome:
- the LOC128723497 gene encoding uncharacterized protein LOC128723497 has translation MSCFGDCLELGPPPDMILSMPPPPLSSFLLPKNALVASKANGNSNNSLLCSAAFICEPSLKANEQSGMEFVELPGNGMDDTWVLVLISSCVGVLLLGALLAMVLLKCRDRFCFRCSSFGYSYHDSNLKQPPLHALGHEPSSAKAAVFMPGGTILYPTSHVHHHHHHQQQQPHQPHQPSYGPDNRTLWAALTPHGTQHFITESYGGNPEDHYEVIDYGRKHEQYIPSAHGTIVKSKNSFENSGFVDYDYEDPTPLMESYAHFDDMDSGYQEPQEVLGTLNRVAAGRTVPLVSSPTRIENPNLAPLNLYPTVQSHRTGTLGSTTGRKSHGTSAAGSLSRRISDIKN, from the exons ATGAGCTGTTTTGGGGATTGCCTCGAGTTGGGGCCACCGCCCGATATGATTCTTTCGATGCCACCGCCTCCAttgtcgtcctttttgttgCCGAAAAACGCGCTGGTGGCCAGCAAAGCgaacggcaacagcaacaacagcctGCTGTGTAGTGCCGCTTTCATCTGTGAACCATCGCTGAAGGCGAACGAGCAGTCCGGTATGGAGTTTGTCGAGTTACCGGGAAATG GAATGGACGACACCTGGGTGTTGGTGCTTATATCGTCCTGTGTCGGAGTGTTGCTACTTGGGGCGCTGTTGGCGATGGTGTTGCTGAAATGTCGCGA TCGTTTCTGTTTCCGTTGCAGCTCCTTCGGTTACTCGTATCATGACAGCAACCTGAAGCAACCGCCGTTGCACGCGCTTGGTCATGAGCCTTCCTCAGCCAAAGCGGCCGTGTTTATGCCTGGTGGTACGATACTCTACCCGACCAGCCATgtgcaccatcatcaccatcatcagcaacagcagccacaTCAACCGCATCAACCCTCGTACGGACCGGATAATCGCACATTGTGGGCTGCACTTACACCGCACGGCACGCAGCACTTCATCACGGAGTCGTACGGTGGTAACCCGGAGGATCACTACGAAGTCATCGACTATGGGCGCAAGCACGAACAGTACATCCCGTCTGCTCATGGTACCATCGTGAAGAGCAAGAACTCGTTCGAGAATTCCGGTTTCGTCGACTACGACTATGAGGATCCAACGCCGCTGATGGAATCGTACGCCCACTTTGACGATATGGACTCAGGTTATCAGGAACCGCAGGAGGTGTTGGGTACGTTGAACAGAGTCGCTGCAGGCCGCACCGTTCCACTGGTATCGTCACCTACGCGCATCGAGAATCCGAATCTGGCTCCGCTCAACCTGTATCCGACTGTGCAATCACACCGTACTGGAACTTTGGGATCGACTACCGGTAGAAAGTCACATGGTACGTCCGCGGCAGGATCCTTGTCACGGCGCATTAGTGACATCAAGAACTGA
- the LOC128725249 gene encoding sodium-coupled monocarboxylate transporter 1-like codes for MDQTSTSTSGIEDGTDAALEQRLLFSVVDYVIFFTMLGMSAMIGVYYGFFAKQKQNNTAEYLLGSKQMKVFPVAMSMTATHISAITMLGVPAEMYKYGIQYWACSISGLIVTIFMVYVFLPVFHELQTVSCYSYIEQRFDKRTRTLASGLFMFYCLLNTPVIIYAPAICFSQVTGINVHIITPMICCICIFYTTFGGIRAVIWTDTLQFGAMLCALFVVMTLGTLQLGGIINVFRLAEAGGRLIWFNMDPDPYLRTSFWLVSVGLTSMWISNIGVTPECVQRFLTIPDMSSAKKAVWIFGVGHILVKLFSVYNGLLIFGKYHDCDPIHDGTVQKYDQIFAYYVLDVARKIPGLPGLFVVGIFSAALSSMSTSMNTLSGTLFEDFIRPRFALKDETASTVVKIMVVTIGFICLLLVFVVEQLGSIFSLAISVSGVTSGTMLGIFFLGMFSPYVNGKGAFWGAIASLVSLSAIAVGAQLEILGGKLKYESLPFRYDGCTGFNVTGTETSTFYRDAANHDNSEVPWVFRIGFMYYSLLGTLIVVAVGIVVSIATGGQKDRVPLNLLTPWVRPLYSSCDITNFKGEYKLARSCEMTEIEKIPK; via the exons ATGGATCAAACCTCCACGAGTACTTCGGGGATAGAGGATGGGACGGACGCGGCGTTGGAGCAACGACTCCTCTTCAGCGTGGTCGATTATGTCATCTTTTTCACGATGCTTGGCATGTCGGCAATGATTGGCGTGTACTATGGGTTCTTTGCCAAGCAGAAGCAGAACAACACGGCAGAGTACCTGCTTGGCAGCAAGCAGATGAAGGTGTTCCCGGTGGCTATGTCGATGACGGCAAC GCATATCTCGGCCATCACAATGTTGGGTGTACCGGCGGAGATGTACAAGTACGGCATCCAATACTGGGCTTGCTCGATTTCGGGGCTGATCGTCACCATCTTCATGGTGTACGTGTTCCTGCCAGTGTTTCACGAGCTTCAGACAGTGTCCTGCTACAGTTACATCGAGCAGCGATTCGATAAACGTACCCGTACCCTGGCCAGTGGGTTGTTCATGTTCTACTGCCTACTAAACACACCTGTCATCATCTATGCACCGGCCATTTGCTTCAGTCAAG TAACCGGCATCAACGTGCACATCATTACACCCATGATTTGCTGCATTTGCATCTTCTACACCACGTTCGGTGGCATTCG TGCCGTAATTTGGACGGACACGCTACAATTTGGTGCAATGTTATGCGCATTGTTCGTGGTGATGACCCTCGGAACGCTGCAGCTGGGTGGGATCATCAACGTATTCCGGTTGGCCGAGGCTGGTGGTCGATTAATATGGTTTAA CATGGACCCTGACCCTTATCTGCGCACATCGTTCTGGTTAGTGTCAGTAGGACTGACATCCATGTGGATATCGAACATTGGCGTGACGCCAGAGTGCGTCCAACGTTTTTTGACCATCCCGGACATGTCGAGCGCAAAGAA AGCGGTCTGGATATTCGGTGTTGGGCACATCCTCGTGAAGTTGTTCTCGGTGTACAACGGGCTGCTGATCTTCGGCAAGTATCACGACTGTGATCCCATCCACGACGGTACAGTCCAGAAGTATGATCAGATCTTCGCCTACTACGTCCTGGATGTAGCGCGAAAGATCCCCGGTCTGCCAGGACTGTTTGTGGTAGGCATCTTCTCCGCTGCACTATCGTCTATGTCGACCAGCATGAACACCCTCTCGGGGACGCTGTTCGAGGACTTTATCCGGCCGAGGTTCGCGCTAAAGGACGAAACGGCCAGCACCGTGGTGAAGATCATGGTCGTGACAATTGGTTTCATCTGCTTGTTGCTGGTGTTCGTCGTCGAGCAGCTGGGCAGTATCTTCAGTTTGGCCATCTCCGTGTCCGGCGTGACGTCTGGCACGATGCTCGGAATCTTTTTCTTGGGCATGTTTTCTCCGTACGTCAACGGAAAGGGTGCTTTTTGGGGTGCGATAGCGTCGCTTGTGTCGTTAAGCGCAATTGCCGTCGGCGCCCAACTGGAAAtactgggtggaaaacttaaGTACGAAAGCTTACCGTTCCGATACGACGGTTGTACCGGTTTCAACGTAACTGG GACGGAGACAAGTACATTCTATCGAGACGCAGCCAACCACGACAACTCTGAGGTACCATGGGTTTTCCGCATCGGATTCATGTACTACTCGCTCCTTGGCACGCTCATCGTTGTGGCTGTGGGGATTGTAGTGAGCATAGCAACCGGAGGCCAGAAGGATCGTGTCCCACTGAACCTTCTAACACCGTGGGTGCGACCACTGTACAGCTCGTGCGATATCACTAACTTTAAGGGCGAATACAAACTTGCACGAAGCTGTGAGATGACCGAAATAGAGAAAATTCCCAAATAA
- the LOC128726244 gene encoding uncharacterized protein LOC128726244 — protein sequence MVHPYAFLFNVQRRFAARSRGSNAVMLTVMGCSSSVTVEESSTPHPPTPVGRNAQGHSTLEPSHPAETMAQAYRRLDEEICALESTTPGPRLMTAEAWVDLLQSARKPTDTSGLNRKQPVGAQANGIIPNGVPIAGVKRPETSQSEGTRKEMVKVREIVLKLDILSDQFKAAQQEEFVARLSRTAMEQEAEHFRDEMIAHARKRPITLRTAFERLKRLYHEQDLVLAQVYNGAYGSPTEQKLDAELDSARDVRDRLGGAVEQWRIAGGLLRAAAKGLHEVVDCWELIRPSKDAEETITLALDARSTCHGALIALEAAQAALPSVEIPYITIRQQSAVRHALIYLLTDMVHPARYQHTRDVFGVFCTNVSKAVHWLHECYNETLKQDYSNADQAATLLAKTLREERLRYVMNKLPNKIYVRPAI from the exons ATGGTCCATCCTTATGCGTTTCTTTTCAACGTCCAGCGACGTTTCGCAGCACGTTCTCGCGGTTCTAACGCAGTGATGCTCACCGTCATGGGATGTTCATCGTCCGTTACGGTCGAGGAATCGTCGACTCCACATCCTCCGACACCGGTCGGCAGGAACGCACAAGGACATTCAACGCTGGAACCATCGCATCCGGCGGAAACCATGGCTCAAGCCTATCGCCGGTTGGACGAAGAAATTTGCGCATTGGAAAGCACAACACCCGGACCGCGGCTGATGACGGCTGAAGCGTGGGTGGACCTACTTCAGAGTGCTCGTAAACCCACGGATACTTCCGGTTTGAACCGGAAACAACCCGTTGGTGCCCAAGCGAATGGGATCATTCCCAATGGAGTGCCCATTGCAGGCGTTAAAAGACCAGAGACTAGCCAATCTGAAGGCACGCGAAAGGAGATGGTTAAGGTTCGTGAA attgTGCTCAAGCTTGACATTTTGTCGGATCAGTTCAAAGCCGCACAACAGGAGGAGTTTGTGGCGCGACTCTCACGCACGGCTATGGAGCAGGAAGCGGAACATTTTCGCGACGAGATGATTGCACACGCCCGGAAGCGTCCCATTACGCTACGCACCGCATTTGAGCGGTTGAAACGGTTGTACCACGAACAGGACCTTGTGCTGGCGCAGGTTTACAATGGCGCGTATGGTTCTCCAACCGAGCAGAAGCTGGATGCGGAGCTTGATTCGGCTCGAGACGTCCGAGACCGACTCGGAGGGGCCGTGGAGCAATGGCGCATCGCAGGTGGATTGCTTAGAGCGGCCGCCAAGGGTCTACATGAGGTCGTAGACTGCTGGGAGTTGATACGACCCTCGAAGGACGCGGAGGAGACGATCACACTGGCGCTGGATGCACGCTCGACGTGCCATGGGGCGTTGATAGCACTCGAGGCAGCTCAGGCAGCACTTCCATCGGTCGAGATCCCGTACATCACCATCCGGCAGCAGTCAGCGGTCCGCCACGCGTTGATCTACCTCCTCACAGACATGGTACATCCGGCCCGGTATCAGCACACACGTGACGTGTTTGGGGTGTTCTGCACGAACGTGTCTAAGGCAGTACACTGGCTACACGAGTGCTACAATGAAACGCTCAAGCAGGATTACAGCAATGCGGATCAGGCTGCGACACTTTTGGCGAAAACTCTACGTGAAGAGCGGCTTCGATATGTGATGAACAAACTGCCTAATAAAATCTACGTTCGACCCGCTATTTGA
- the LOC128724072 gene encoding uncharacterized protein LOC128724072, which produces MHTLTSDPSAEDCSSSNFQEPTRRPRPVPPPVPSSPPSSSLAASSHLTPHNQPHSRRQQSNVVLPVVRKTHQHLRTTGSTAHAKLQRRGPGPSATVGSASVSTGSQGDDNADPSKTAPLVSIPASGDCSKVPENGNVAEGVGEQQASDNRQLSSVSDEKTRRYNRITMIIIYGREALCILALILTTYATIQNSPPKVSKAPPPVPFFSEDSLVYDWPTGALGATQTRVSVSELSFVLYYAPWCAESRFARHAYDQVAGLFFREAHFAAINCWQPGGECRQRYTKVQSWPVLMAYQPSGLAVQYHQTWTTAALSRFVQSLMLPLHRFSSPGDLMDHMTGKDAVVVAFLDVMHESKLYQRYYQASLKWLEKDPFQEVSFGIVTGQSSNMFGVETVPSIRLYLWNETIEYVGNTSWSPHELISWIYKQLHVVSMWIAPPGNVKSKTIDPFFQQGPVLMLFTPRPLYDDGSDAYMMLRQLSMQYYNCPGDAWILEMAREYIAEQRLVNAAQYVEKRKRCVQILGGHSSQEEDDSTEGRRYGRHGCKDDFKSTVSVSFVNVLNSSKFVDGKPVGGKPSSEEYCDIAPAMGCGKRECGTIGPGVRRSSHLMWQSEACVSSQSDNGPEASYEPARPKTSMLDWEYDYRGPKMLTKIFQHRQCELMLLAEAQKTNVFFIEPPRQDPPALDYYAMIGGVSCKHNKTLTFLSMDSNTYHAFSERLGVDVLNEPNRTVAFIIDHADESAYVLRDNINLHTLAKFVHDYYNRSLQRYLRSGDIPYEHTHSFDAEELKRQDQKNLVKHRELVEAAEAKAKAEELKKRKQQTATATSDLPKTVSPVPEQASVQEKPTPVRAPRVYHAVKEIYSSNFERTVLESNRTVVVSFYSAQCAFCYLLSHHMLTVSHMLRHQPGLWFVRIDGELNDLPWQYTMDVFPSLIIFPNGRKSESRIFPQTSKINVPNLIWFILSNLSPAERLHANFLLCSDVNAASRDNCLLMLKRELSSSIQLSLLEWRQQKSDTYERRDRIVRRLQLLKQSYLDTLRCLSHSCDLTELVNARKRILELWMGSHRHRVGL; this is translated from the exons ATGCATACACTAACATCAGACCCGTCAGCAGAagattgcagcagcagcaactttCAGGAACCCACCCGACGCCCGCGACCCGTACCTCCACCGGTCCCGTCAtcgccgccgtcgtcgtcgctcgCTGCTTCATCACACCTAACACCCCACAACCAGCCGCATTCGCGACGTCAGCAGTCGAACGTGGTACTTCCCGTGGTGCGGAAAACGCATCAACACTTGCGCACCACCGGATCTACGGCTCACGCGAAGCTGCAACGTCGTGGCCCAGGACCATCAGCAACAGTAGGCAGTGCGTCGGTATCCACTGGTTCCCAAGGCGATGACAACGCGGACCCATCCAAGACAGCACCGTTAGTGTCGATTCCGGCATCCGGTGATTGCAGCAAAGTGCCAGAAAATGGTAACGTGGCAGAAGGCGTCGGTGAACAGCAAGCAAGTGATAACAGACAGTTGAGTAGTGTTTCGGACGAAAAGACTCGCCGGTACAACCGCATTACGATGATCATCATATATGGGCGCGAGGCGCTTTGCATACTGGCGCTAATCCTCACCACGTATGCCACGATCCAAAACAGCCCTCCCAAGGTGTCGAAGgctccaccaccggtgccgTTCTTTTCGGAGGACTCACTTGTGTACGATTGGCCCACGGGTGCGCTGGGAGCGACGCAGACACGTGTTTCCGTGTCAGAACTGTCCTTCGTGCTGTATTACGCGCCTTGGTGTGCGGAAAGCCGGTTTGCGCGTCATGCGTACGATCAGGTTGCCGGACTGTTTTTCCGTGAGGCACACTTTGCTGCCATCAACTGCTGGCAGCCAGGCGGCGAGTGTCGCCAACGGTACACGAAGGTGCAATCCTGGCCCGTCCTGATGGCGTACCAACCGAGTGGATTGGCCGTGCAGTACCACCAAACATGGACCACGGCTGCACTTTCCCGATTTGTGCAATCATTAATGCTACCGTTACATCGCTTCTCCAGTCCGGGCGATCTGATGGATCACATGACGGGCAAGGAC GCCGTAGTTGTCGCATTTCTAGACGTAATGCATGAGAGCAAACTTTATCAGCGGTACTATCAGGCATCACTGAAATGGCTCGAAAAGGACCCATTCCAGGAGGTATCGTTTGGCATCGTTACCGGCCAGTCTTCCAATATGTTTGGCGTTGAAACGGTTCCATCCATTAGGCTGTACCTTTGGAATGAAACTATT GAATACGTGGGTAACACCTCGTGGTCGCCGCACGAACTGATCTCGTGGATCTATAAGCAGCTGCACGTGGTTTCAATGTGGATTGCGCCACCGGGCAATGTGAAATCGAAAACCATCGATCCGTTCTTTCAGCAGGGCCCGGTGTTGATGCTTTTCACGCCCCGACCACTGTACGACGATGGATCGGACGCGTATATGATGCTGCGGCAGCTCAGCATGCAGTACTACAACTGTCCCGGTGATGCGTGGATACTGGAAATGGCCCGAGAGTACATCGCCGAACAGCGGCTTGTGAATGCCGCACAGTACGTTGAGAAGCGGAAACGGTGTGTCCAGATATTGGGAGGTCATTCTTCGCAGGAGGAGGATGATTCGACTGAAGGACGCCGATACGGTCGTCACGGGTGCAAGGATGACTTCAAGTCGACCGTGTCGGTGTCATTTGTGAATGTGCTCAATTCCTCTAAATTCGTCGACGGTAAACCGGTCGGTGGAAAGCCTTCCTCAGAGGAGTACTGTGACATTGCTCCGGCTATGGGTTGTGGTAAGCGAGAATGTGGCACTATCGGACCAGGCGTTCGACGCTCCTCGCACCTAATGTGGCAATCGGAAGCGTGTGTTTCGTCGCAAAGTGACAACGGTCCTGAAGCTAGTTACGAACCTGCCCGCCCAAAGACATCGATGTTGGACTGGGAATATGATTACCGAGGGCCGAAAATGCTCACAAAGATTTTCCAACATCGGCAGTGTGAGCTGATGTTGCTGGCGGAGGCGCAAAAGACGAATGTATTCTTCATCGAGCCTCCGCGCCAGGACCCACCAGCATTAGACTATTACGCGATGATCGGTGGGGTGTCCTGCAAGCATAATAAAACGCTTACCTTCCTTAGTATGGACAGCAACACGTATCACGCGTTTAGCGAGCGGCTCGGAGTGGACGTGCTGAACGAACCAAACCGCACGGTAGCCTTTATCATCGATCACGCGGACGAGTCTGCGTACGTTTTACGCGATAATATTAATTTACACACGTTGGCCAAATTCGTACATGATTACTATAACCGCTCGTTGCAACGATACCTGCGATCCGGAGACATCCCGTacgagcacacacactcgtTCGATGCGGAAGAGTTAAAACGACAGGATCAGAAGAACCTCGTGAAGCACCGTGAACTCGTAGAAGCGGCCGAGGCAAAGGCAAAAGCGGAGGAATTGAAGAAACGTAAACAGCAAACTGCAACCGCCACCAGTGACCTGCCCAAAACAGTCTCCCCCGTGCCGGAACAAGCTAGCGTCCAAGAAAAGCCAACTCCTGTTCGTGCTCCTCGTGTGTACCACGCAGTGAAGGAGATTTATTCCTCCAATTTTGAGCGTACGGTGCTCGAATCAAATCGCACCGTGGTGGTCAGTTTCTACTCGGCCCAGTGTGCCTTCTGCTATTTGCTGTCGCACCATATGCTCACCGTATCACACATGTTGCGCCATCAGCCGGGACTGTGGTTCGTTCGCATTGACGGTGAGCTCAACGATCTCCCTTGGCAGTACACGATGGACGTGTTTCCATCGTTGATCATTTTCCCGAACGGACG GAAATCGGAGAGTCGCATCTTCCCGCAGACGTCCAAGATTAATGTACCCAACTTGATATGGTTCATTTTGTCGAATCTAAGCCCAGCAGAGCGGTTACATGCTAACTTTTTGCTGTGCTCCGATGTG AACGCGGCATCACGGGACAATTGTTTGCTGATGTTGAAGCGTGAACTGAGCAGCAGCATCCAGCTGAGTTTGCTCGAGTGGCGTCAGCAAAAATCGGACACGTACGAACGCCGCGACCGAATTGTGCGGCGCCTGCAGCTACTAAAGCAATCGTATCTGGACACACTGCGCTGTCTTAGTCATTCCTGTGATCTTACTGAACTGGTGAATGCCAGGAAACGCATCCTGGAGTTGTGGATGGGATCGCACCGTCACCGGGTAGGGCTGTGA
- the LOC128726558 gene encoding INO80 complex subunit C, with the protein MENETVKPAFKKKDLSEVNPIVGKKRQWKSLKQILAHEKSLPWKETDVTYSSVNAPPSFKPAKKYSDISGLIAPYTDPHSKLRYHNAEEYQTIRSFPMDLTASYLALRGATSIV; encoded by the exons atggaaaatgaaaccgtaAAACCGGCGTTCAAGAAAAAGGACCTTTCCGAAGTGAACCCCATCGTGGGGAAGAAAAGACAGTGGAAATCGCTTAAGCAAATTCTGGCTCACGAGAAATCCTTACCCTGGAAGGAAACGGATGTAACAT ACTCATCGGTAAACGCACCGCCATCCTTCAAGCCGGCCAAGAAATATTCGGATATTTCGGGGCTTATCGCACCGTATACGGATCCTCATTCCAAGCTGCGGTATCATAATGCTGAAGAATATCAGACTATTCGTTCGTTTCCGATGGATCTCACTGCTAGTTATTTAGCGTTAAGAGGTGCCACAAGTATAGTGTAG
- the LOC128725800 gene encoding putative ankyrin repeat protein RF_0381: MNGRGRIITMPAECTANPLQRALADAIIRMVSMDELRILLACGAKVNEHVTQGLKPLHYAVWQNNEAAVNLLIVRGADINAIDEVGYSALHLAAEHGYLHLAKTLLDAGCKVDYREPTDDPYPRTTLCDEPLRLALRNKHYEVARLLLERGADPNKRYFFGSEINLATDVESLQLLLTYGASTEARDRSGITPLMRAVRTNGNIDLVLLLLHYGADVNAMTDSRNDYRTVLHYAVLSGLDLFGGNASLVTMLLKQGARVDIPAPLPEPDRPSPLDLAVLRGDPVLVRTLLEHGANVNRSSPVIGSPLHVACADNIPNRVEIMKMLLFYGADPNIRVVGDVATNAILRPPLAELLASNEHVTPEELHLLLRYGARVILKTQYRDPDGLLNCLSNMHHESESFRIILDAAEEFDPCVIRRNLQITDEQRILLKQRATVPRKLKSQIRAHYRRLFGRNLCEFVPPLFIPGELKSYLLYEHNL; encoded by the exons ATGAACGGGCGAG GACGAATTATCACGATGCCGGCCGAGTGTACGGCGAATCCGCTGCAACGGGCTCTGGCCGACGCCATCATCCGCATGGTGTCCATGGACGAGTTGCGGATTTTGCTGGCCTGCGGTGCAAAGGTAAACGAACACGTGACCCAAGGCCTGAAACCGCTACATTACGCCGTCTGGCAGAACAACGAAGCTGCAGTTAATCTGCTGATCGTACGTGGAGCCGATATTAATGCGATCGATGAGGTCGGTTACAGCGCCTTGCATTTAGCGGCCGAGCATGG CTATCTACACCTGGCCAAAACTCTGCTGGATGCAGGCTGCAAGGTGGACTACCGAGAACCCACCGATGATCCTTATCCTCGGACCACTCTCTGTGACGAGCCGCTTAGGTTGGCGTTGCGTAATAAACATTACGAGGTGGCCCGACTTCTGCTGGAACGGGGTGCTGATCCGAATAAGCGCTATTTCTTCGGTTCCGAGATTAATCTGGCGACGGATGTGGAAAGTTTGCAATTGCTCCTGACGTACGGAGCCAGCACGGAGGCTCGCGATCGTTCCGGAATTACACCGCTGATGCGGGCTGTCAGGACAAACGGAAACATTGacttggtgttgctgctgctgcactaTGGAGCAGACGTGAATGCGATGACCGATTCTCGGAATGACTACCGCACCGTGCTGCATTACGCAGTTCTATCAG GATTAGATCTGTTCGGTG GCAATGCCTCACTTGTAACGATGCTTTTGAAACAAGGAGCCCGCGTAGACATACCGGCACCGTTACCCGAACCGGACCGGCCGAGTCCGCTGGATCTGGCCGTACTGCGGGGTGATCCGGTGCTGGTTAGAACACTGCTTGAACACGGTGCAAATGTGAATCGTAGTAGCCCGGTGATTGGCTCGCCGTTGCATGTGGCCTGCGCCGATAATATTCCCAACAGAGTCGAAATCATGAAG ATGCTCTTATTTTACGGTGCTGACCCGAACATACGAGTCGTTGGAGACGTAGCCACCAACGCGATACTGCGTCCTCCATTGGCCGAACTGCTTGCCAGCAACGAGCACGTGACACCGGAAGAACTGCATCTGCTGCTCCGATACGGCGCACGG GTTATCCTCAAGACACAGTACCGGGATCCAGACGGTTTGCTAAACTGCCTCTCAAATATGCACCACGAATCGGAATCCTTCCGCATTATCCTGGACGCAGCCGAAGAGTTCGATCCGTGCGTGATTCGTCGCAATCTACAGATCACCGACGAGCAGCGCATCCTGCTGAAGCAGCGTGCCACGGTTCCACGGAAACTCAAATCACAGATTCGTGCACACTACCGCCGGCTGTTTGGGCGCAATCTGTGCGAATTCGTGCCACCTCTGTTCATACCGGGCGAACTGAAGAGTTACTTGCTGTACGAGCACAACCTATAG